In Paludibaculum fermentans, the genomic stretch GGTCTTCTGCTGCAGCGAAAAGGAGCGGCGTGGCTCATCACCGCCGCATTTGTCGCGCTGGGCGCCGTCTTCGCGTTGAGGGCCGTTGTGACTGGATCCACCGCGCTCCTCGTTTCCGCCTTCGCCGGCGGGGTCGTCCTCTCCGCGTTCACCGTCGCGTTCGCACCGGCCATCGCACGATTGACGAATCCGCGGAGCCGCTCGTTGGGCTACGGCATCTTCTTCTCATCCGGTGTGGCGATGGGCATCTTCGGCGGTATGCTGGGCGGACGCCTGCCGGGCTGGTTCTCCGCCAGCGGAGCCCCGGGCAAGAAGAGCGCGCTACTCGCTTCGTGTGCCCTGGTGGTCGTCGCGGCCTGGCCGGTGTCCCGACTGCGATTGTCTTCGGCGGAGCCTTCTGCCGCGCCCCCGCGCGTCTACCCGAGAAACCCTGTGGTCTGGCGCTATCTGGCCGCCCTGGTCGTCTGGAACCTCGCCACGGGCGCCTTCAACCCCTTCTTCAACGCTTACTTCACCAGCAAGCTCCATGCGAATGTTTCGGAGCTGGGGTCCATCTTCGCCATCTCTCAATTCGCACAGGCGGCCGCGATGCTGTCCGCACCGCTGCTGCTCCGCCGCTTTGGACTGATTCCCGGCATCGTGGGCATGCAGATGGCCGCGTCCATCGGGCTTCTGGGCCTCTCCTGGGCGGCATCGGCCGGAGTGGGCGCCGCTATCTACGTCGCCTATATGGCAGCGCAATGGATGTCGGAGCCCGGCATGTATAGCGTCCTCATGAACCCGCTGTCCAAAGAGGAAATGGGCGGAGCCGCCGCGCTGAATATGATGGCGATTCTGCTGGCTCAGTTGGTCGCAGCCTCCGCCGCCGGAGCCGCGATTACGCATTTTGGCTACTCGGCGACTCTGGGCGGAGCCGGTGTTGTCGGCGCCGTGGCGGCCATGCTCTTCTGGATCCTGCTACGCGGCACGCAGGTCTCCAGCAACCCCGCCACCTGATTCCGATAGCGTTCGAGCGTGTAGCCCGCCGCCCACTTCCTGCGCGCATTCGCGGCCACGCGCGTCAGCTCTCCCGTGTTGTGGAGGAGCCCGGCCAACCGCGCGGCCAATGCCTCTGCCGTCCTTGGGTGAACGAGAAACCCCGTCTCGCCATCCTCGACGAGCTCCGGGATACCGCCCGCCGCGAAGGCCACCACCGGCACCCCGGCTGAGAACGCCTCCAGGATCACGCGTGGTGTCGCGTCGGCCCCAGTCGAGGGCACCACCAGCACATCCACTTGCCGCAGGGCTTCGGCGGGTTCGTTCATCCACCCCGCAAACGAAATGGGCGTCCCCGCCGCCTTCCTCAGGACGAGGTCCTTGTACCCGGGCCGCGAGAGCACGTCGTCCCCACAGATCACGAACCGGCACTCCGGGATCTTTCCGCCGAGCAGCCGCACCGCGTCCACAAACTCAAGTTGGCCCTTCTCCGGTGCAATCCGGCCCACCACTCCGATCCGCACCGGCCTGCCACTGGCCAGGCGTCGAAAGCCGAGATCCTCGCAAGCATTCGGCACAATCACCGGCCGACAGAACGGACGCAGCGGCCCCGCGACAAACTCGGAACATGCGATCACTGTCGCCTGCCGCAGTGCCCAGCGCACCACCAGCAGATCGTGCCACTTGGTCAACTTGTTGTGGGCATGGAAGCAGAACGGAACACCGCTGAGCCGTGCGGCCGGCAGCATCCGGGGACCGTTCACATAGATCAGGTCGATGGCGCGTTCCTGGACGAGTTGCCGGACGATGCGCGTCGCGTCCTGCATGTCGGAAGCGAAGCGCCAGAAGTCCCCCAGCGTCTTGGAACCGGAAGAGTATGGCCTGCACGGCAGCCTTGTGACGGACACGTCCATCGACGCCATGCGCTCGAACATCGGGCCTCCGCCCGGCATTGCCGCGGAGATCCTCCAGCCTCTCTCCCGGAAGGCCGGAATCAGATCGAGCAGGCAGCGTTGCGCACCACCCATCTCGCTGAACTGGTCGAGCAGCAGCAGGTTCATTGCTGCTCCGCCCTGACCGTCTGTGCCAGCACCCAGAAGTAAATGGGAATCACGCGCCAGTACGTCAGCAGGTCGCCTGACAGCATCTGGATGACCTGGCCGGTCCAGAAGCTGAGGATCCAGGCGCCAAAGAAGGTTGAACGGGCCCGCCAACCCGCCTGCAAAATAGCGGCGTTCAGGGCGATAAACGCGCACAGGCCCACGCAGCCGGTCTCCACCAGCAGGCTGAGGTACATGTTATCCGCGATCACCGGAGCGCCGGCCACATCCGAGTAAGGCAGCGTCTTGTACCCGACTCCAAACAGCAAGTGCCACGGGTGCTCCATCAGGAAGGTCGCCAGCTTCTGCCAGCTATCCACGCGGCCCGACAGCACTCCGTTGGTCGCGGAGAAGAGGAACTGGACGGAGAGTACGACTCTGGCAAAGTAGCCGCGCACAAACTCGGGGAAGAGCACAAAGGCCAGTGCCCCGCCCGCCAGCATCGAACTCCCCGCAATGAAACCCCAACGGCGCACGGGCAAGCCTTTTCGCTGGAGGAAGAACAGGGTCCCCAGCGAAAGGCAGAGCGTGACCAACGAAGCGCGCGAGTATGACAGCAGCAGCGCCGTACCAAATATAGGCACAGCCACGGCAATGGCCCAGCGCGGCACCGGACACTCGGCTCGCGGGCGGATCAGTGCAACGGCGCTCATTGTCAGGAAGAACACACTCAGATTGCCGAGCGTGCTGGCTTCATAGAAGACGCCCTGCGCGCGGCGGAAGACCCCCGAGTCCAGCCAGATGAACTGTGGTCCATAGCCGGCCGGAGCGGGCCACTGGAAATAGAAGTCCAGGCACGCGAACAGCGCCGAGCCGGCCGCAAACCAGAACAATTGCGCCGCCACTCTCTGTTGCCGCTGCACGGGCCCCATTGCCGCGTAGAAATACACATAGCAGCCAATGCCGAACAGGCACACCCGCGCCAGGCTGCCCGCGGCCACCACCGCGCCGGAATACAGCAGGGCAAAGGACACGCTCCCCGCGAGCACAGCGAACAGCACGGCCAGCCGGATCGAAACCGGATGCGGCTTCAACCGCCACTCGCCGGCCCTGAGAACACCCACCAGCAACCCAATACACGCAATCCCCAGCGCGACGTGCGGGCCGGAATTCCCGATCGCAATCGGCAAGGGCGGCGCCAGCAGGCACGCCGCAAAGAACAACGACAACCAGCGGTCGGGCTCCAGCAGGACGAACCAGAGGCAGGGTACGGCCAACAGCGCGGCCGCACCTGCCGCCTGATACATGGGGGAGGGCAGAAAGGCGATGCCGGCCGCGCAGGTTCCCAGCAGCAGGGCAAGCAGCGGCCTGCGGTCCCACAGCTCAGTACTTGCGTTCGTGCTCGACATGTTGGAAGCGCGCGGCCCGTCCGCGCAGCTGAGCCATGCTGAAGCCAACACTCAGGTAGAGGAAGGAAGCCACGAAGGAGAGTAGGAACGCCGACACGACGATCAGTGGCGTCTTAGGGAAGCTTGGACGTTGCGGGACGACGCCGGAGTCGATCACGCTGAGCCGCTCGCCGCGTGTCCCTACACTGGCGCGGAGGTCGCGCATACGGCCCCGCAATGCGTCGCGCTCTCGCACTGTGGTGGCGATATCCGCCTCCAATGCCTCACGTTTGGCGGTGGTGCGGGCGACTCTTGTTTCAACCTCGGCGGCCTGGGCCTTCAGCGCGGTGCTCTGTGTCTGAAGCTCGGATACCCGCCGCTGCAGACCCGCATCGCTGTGCTCCGCCAGGTCGGCGTGGCTTCGCATCAACTCTCTTTCCACGCCCGCCTGCGAATCGATCAGGCTCTCCAGTTTGTAGCGTTCCGCACTTTCCAGTTTGCCGCCTGCCAGGCTTTGTAGCGCCTGGTTCAGCTCGTTCAATCGCTTTTCTTCGGCCTCCAGTTGCTTCCCGGTGTTGGCAATCAGCTCCTGGTCGCCTTCACGGCCAACAGACTGGCTGAGCGCCGCTGTCTGCGCGGCCAGGTAACTCGCCAGGGCCGCGGCCTGTTTCGGATCGGGCAGCGTGGCTGTGATTTCCAGGATCTTCGTATCCCGCAGTTTCGACACTTTGAGGACTCTTTTTTTGAGCCGCTCGATCGGTTCTGCTGGGTCCGCCGAGGTCAGGTGAAATTGCTCGGCCGCCCGCTGGAACAGGCTGTCGCTGCCCGCAAAGTACTCGTAGGTGCGCAGGGACTCGAGATACACCGGGCTCACCGCAACAGCGGTTCTCACGTCGCTCGACGGTGGAGGGTCGATGAGAATGCTGGCCGTCGCTGAATACTGCTTCGTGAGCAGCGCGCAGCCCAGCAATGCGAGGGTGACGGAGGCTCCGCAGGCCAGCGCGGAATACCACCACCTTTGCTTCAAATATCGAAAATATTCGTACGCATCGAACGAGTCCGCCATGGCCCCTGCTAGTGTAGATCCTGAATGGGGATCCTGCTTCCAGTCACCCTCGCTCTACTGCCTCTCCTGATTCTGCCCAGTGTTGTTTTTTACTATGACATCACGCCGAAGCTCGCGGTACTACTATTTGGCGCGGGCCTCGCGCTTTTCTGGTTTGAGCAGAATCGCCGGGCCCTGATCTCCCTTTGGACTGGAAAGTCCGGACGCTGGATCATCCTGATTCTCGGCGCGCAGCTATGTTCCTTGTTGCTCTCCACTCTGGGCTCGCAGAACCCCTGGTTCTCAGTGGGCGGCAGCACATGGCGCCGCTTTGGCTTGCTATCGCAGGGTGCGCTTATCCTCTTCACACTTCTCGCGGCGGCCCAGTTCTCCACCAACCGCGTCATCCTGCGCCGCGCGTTGCAGGCCATCGCCCTCTCGGGTTGCGTCATGGCTCTCTACGGCATGGCGCAATACCTGGGCTGGGATCCCCTGCTGCCCCCTACCTCCTATCTCGCCGGCGAAGGCATCTTTCAGATCGTGCGCCCGCCCGCGACACTGGGCCATGCCGGATACTTTGCCACCTACCTGCTCTTCACCCTGGCCGCTGCCTTGGCCACATTTCCGTTCAACCGGAAACTCGCCTGCTGCTCGGTCGTTCTGATGCCTGTAGCCATCGTGCTCAGCGGCACCCGCGCCGCACTCCTAGGACTGGCCGTCGGGGCCGTCTGCCTGGTCCTCCTCCGCCGGCCCTCGCTCCGGACAATCAGCATCGCCTCTGCCTGTGCGGCGGCTGTCTTGGTTCTGTTATTAATCAGCCCGGCCGGCGGGAAACTGCGGGCTCGGGTAAAGTGGTCCGCCGACGATGCCAAGGGTGGCGCTCGCATTCTGCTCTGGCGCGACACGCTCCACCTGGCTGAAGCCCACGCCCTCCTCGGGAGCGGTCTGGACACCTTCGGAACCGCATTCCCTCGCTACCAGTCGGTGGAGCTCTCGCGCGCTTACCCCGACTTCTATCACGAGTCCCCGCATAACATTCTGCTGGACACGCTCTCCAGCCAGGGCGTCTTCGGCCTGCTGATCCTCCTCGCCCTGTTGGCTCTCGGCTTCCAACACGCAAAAGGAAACCCGGAACTCGCCGCCGGCCTGGCCGCCGTGTTCGTCAGCCTGCAGTTCACGAGTTTCACCATCGCGACGTCGCTCGGGTTTCTCATTCTCATCGCCACGCTGCTGCCGCCGGTCAGCCTTCACGAATCCAAGCCCAAAAATAACTCGTGGAAAATTGTGCCGGCCGTGCTCGCGGTGTGTCTGATCTTCGCAGGGATGCGTGTCATGTTGGCTGACTTTACGTTTCAGCAGGCCAAAACTGCGCTCGACGCAGGCCGGATCAGCGACGCGATGGGCGAATACCTTGCCGCCGGTGCCTTGGCGAACCTGGGTGGCCGGCCCGATCTCTATTTCTCGCGCCGCTTCACCGCGGCTCGCCGTCGCCCGGAAGCTCTGACCGCCGGAGTGCAGGCGGCCGCCGGCCCGGAAGATCGTCCGAACGGCCTCTACAATCTGGCGGCGCTTCACTCGGCATCGAACGATGCGGCTGCCGTGGAAGCGGATCTCCGCGCCGCCATCGATGCCTCGCCCCAATGGTTCAAACCGCACTGGACCTTGGCCCGGCTGCTCGCCGGACAAGGCAGGCGGAACGAGGCAAACCGGGAAGCAGATCGAGCGGTTGAACTGGATGGCGGCAAGCATCCGGAAGTGACACTGGCCCGAGACCGGATTCGTTTGGGCTTGAAACCGTATTAGCTTGTATTCTATGGAGTTAGGTTCTACAGTGAGGGCAGACATCTTAGCCTGGGGGCATACACGATGCGATTGAAACTCTACTTGGTGACAACATTGGCGATCGGACTCTCCTGCGCCGCCTGGGGAGCGGTCCCTGCCGGCGCGGCCCACGACAGCGAGTCTGAGCCGATCTCCATGCTGTTTGATTCCGAGTTGGCCTCCGGGCTGGCTCTGGCCGACACCGTGCCCGGCTCCACAGCGGCGGTTCTGCCCCAGTTGGCGTTCGGAGGCGGCTGGTACACGGCCATGTACTTTTCGAATGCTACCAACGCCCCAACGACTGTCACGGTCAACTTCTTTGCCGGCGATGGCTCCGCTTTGAGCGTGCCACTGGCCGGTCTCGGGCCTGTTTCCAGTCAGACCGTCACGCTGAATGCGAACGGGACCGGGATTCTGGAAGCGCCGAACACAGGTGGACTCTTGCAGGGATGGGCCGAGGCGATTCTGCCCCCGGGCGTGAGCGGCTACGGCGTATTCCGCCAGTCGGTATCCGGGCTGCCCGATCAGGAAGCGGTTTCGCCGCTCAGCGATGAGACAAAACAGGTGGCCAACTTGACCTGGGACGAGACCAGTTTCGTAACCGGCGTGGCGACCGTCAATCCCAGTGGTTCGGCCACGACGGTTTCCGTAACCGTATATGGCGACGATGGATCCGTGATCGGCACCAGCAGTTTTGACCTCGCCGCCCACGGTAAGACCGCCTTCGTTTTGCGAGATCTGCCGGGCTTGGCAGGCATCACGGCCCGCCGCGGCTATGCCCGGTTCTCCGTGACGAATGGGGCGGTATCCGTCCTCGGCTTGCGCTTCAACGGCACCGCTTTCACGTCGATTCCAGTGACCTATCCGTAGAAATAAGAACAAGTTCGGCCAGCGGTGGACGCCCGCTGGCCGAACGCCCGCTAGCCAGTGTGGCTGGATTCCGCCACAATGTGATCCAAACGCCGCTCCGGCTTCGGCGGCGACGGCCGGAAGGCCTGCAAATGCTCGTTCTCCCAGGACCCGGCCCGGCCGGTAGCGGTCCTGACAATCTTCTCCATGATGGCCGGATCCCCAGTCGCGCGTAGGTTGAGCGTCAGCGCGTGATCCAGGGCAAACGAAGCCGTCAGGTCACCGTCCACCCCCGGTTCCTCCCCATTCCGAGTCACGCTCGCCTTCACATAGCCTGTCGACGCTCGGTCCAATACCTTCAAATGTGCAATCTGAATCCCAGCCGCACTCAATTCTGTATCAATCTCATCCAGGATAGGACCGGCCAGTAAGGCCGGGCTCAGGGGCTTCTTCAGCCGGATCTCCCCGCGCCAGTTCAGCCAGCCGAGAGCGGCTTCCGCCTCGGCGTAGCGCGCATAGTCCACGTTCTGAAGCAGTTGGCTGCCCGCGATCCGCTCCTGGTTCAGCACCGCGTCCAGCCAGGCGTCCACCTGTTGGCCGGTCCGCGCGCTCAGGTGGAAGTCGGCTCCGGGCGGCATGGCCCTGCAAAGGTCGGCCTTGCTGAAGCACAGCAGATCGGCTTCATCCAGTTGATAGCGGTAGAGGTAGGACAGATCCGCATGTGCGTCGCCGGCCTGCATGCGGACATACTCGTCCGGATCAGCCAGCACCGTAAACGGAGCCAATTGAAACTGATCGGCGTAGTACGCCTTCAGCGGCTGGAGGATGGTCGCCGAAATGTCGATGCAACTGCCCACCGGTTCGGCGAAGATGACGTCGGGTTGGTGAGCGGCCAGCGCCGCTGCCGCGTCGACGAGGTCAGTGAGCCGGCAGCAGAAACAGCCGCCTGTGACCTCGCCGGTGTCGACGCCGTGCACTCCGGCGAACTCTGTGTCCACCAGGGCGCCGCCCTGGTCGTTTGTGATGAGTGCGCAACGGAGCCCCGATCTCCCGAGAATCTCCGCCGCTTTCAGCAGCAGCGTGGTTTTGCCCGCGCCCAGGAACCCGCCGACGAGGACGAGAACTGGACGCTTTGATTTGGCTTCGAAACCGGACTCCATGGTGTTAAAATCCCCAGCGTGAAGCAAATCGCTATTCTACTCGCCTCCCTGTCGCTGGCGCTGGCCCAGCCGCCCAAGATCCCGACCGTGCTTTACGGCGCCGCCTACTACCAGGAGTACATGCCGTCCGACCGGCTCGATAAGGACATCGAGCTGATGAAACAGTCGGGCCTCACCGTCGTGCGGCTGGGCGAGTCCACCTGGACCAGTTGGGAACCCAAGGAGGGGCAGTTCGAATTTGCGTGGATGGACCGCATTCTTGACGCTTTGCACAAGGCGGGCATCAAGGTGATCATGGGCACGCCCACCTACTCCATCCCCCCGTGGCTGCACGCCAAGCACCCGGAGATCATGGCGGTTCACCTGGATGGGTCTACGTCGACGTACGGTATCCGCCAAAATATGGATATCTCCCATCCCGCCTATCGCTTTTACTGCGAGCGCGTGATCCGCCAGATCATGGCCCACTACAAGGACCATCCGTCGATCATCGGCTACCAGGTGGACAACGAGACGTCCTACTACCAGTCGGCCGGGCCAGTGGTGCAGAAGGGGTTCGTTGATTACTTGAAGAAGAAGTTCGGTTCGACGCAGGAGCTGAACAAAGTGTGGGGGCTGGTCTACTGGGGCCAACTGGTGCAGGGCTGGGACGAACTGCCCGCCCGCGACGGCATCCTGAACCCTGGCTACAAGGTGGAGTTTGAGCGCTTCCAGCGGACCCGCGTGACCGACTTCCTCGACTGGCAGGCGCGCATCGTCAACGAATACAAGCGTCCGGGCCAGTTCGTGACGCAGGACTTCAGCGGCGGCGTCCACACCGACATCGACCAGTGGGCCATCGCCCGCAGTCTCGACATCGCGTCGACGAATCCCTACTACAGCGTCCAGGACGAGCTCGACTTCCAGACGGCTACGCTGACCGATGACGTCGCTCGCTCAGTGAAAGACGCCAACTTCCTGGTCACCGAGACGAACGCGCAGACCATCGGCTGGGACTCGAAGGGCCAGTTTCCGCCGTACGACGGCCAACTGCGGATGAACGTCTATGGACATCTGGCTGACGGCGCAAACATGGTCGAATACTGGCATTGGCACTCGCTCCACTATGGCCAGGAGACCTACTGGAAGGGCGTACTGTCGCACGACCTGCAGCCGAACCGGATCTTCAAGGAGTTCTCTCAGGTGGGCCATGAACTGCAGAAGATCGGGCCGAAGCTGGTGAACCTCAAGAAGACGCAGGACGTGGCCATACTGTTTTCGGCGGATTCGTATCACGGCATCCGCTATATGCCGTTCTCGGACAAACACGACTACATGTCGCTGCTCCAGCAACTGCACAAGACGCTGTATCGCCTGAATGTCGGGGTCGACATCATCACACCGGAAACCAAAGACTTGCAGCGCTACAAGGTGATCGTGGTGCCGCCGCTGTATGTCGCCTCCGATACCGTACTCAACCGTCTGGCCGAATACGCGAAAAACGGCGGCCACCTGTTGCTGACGTTCAAGAGCGGATTCACCGACGAATACGACACGGTACGCCCCGTGATGGCGCCTGGTCCGCTGCGCGAGGCGGCCGGTTTCCACTACCAGGAGTTCTCGTCGCTCAAACAGACGCTGGCGCTGAAGGGGGATCCGTTCAAGGCCGGTGAACAGAATCAGGTGTCCACCTGGATCGAGATGATCGAGCTCGACACGGCGAAGGCGCTGGCGTATTACGATCACCCATTCTTCAGCCGCTATCCCGCCATCACCCGCAACGAATTCGGGCGTGGCTCGGTTACTTTTGAAGGCACCGTCCTATCGGACGAGTTGCAGATGCGGGTTGTCGATACCGTACTCAAGCAGGCTGGCTTGGACGGCCCCGACCGCCAACTGCCGGCCGCCATCCATGTGAAGCACGGCACGGGCAATAGCGGCCACGCCATGCACTACTACTTCAATTACTCAGGCTCTCCGCAGAGCTTCGCCTATCCGTACTCCGGCGCCGTGGACTTGCTGACGGGCAAGCCGGTTGCCAAGGCCCAGTCGGTCACCTTGCCGGCCTGGGACGTGATCATCGCTGAAGAGCGCTAATTCCATGCCAACTCGTAGAGATTTGCTCAAGTCGACTTTACTATCGGCCGTACCCGCCGTGGCCGCTGCCGCACCGGCCGGCGGCATCCGGCACATCGATATCATTCATCACTCTCATACCGATGTCGGCTACACCGACATGCCTTCGGTCTGCCGTGATTTGCAGGTGCGGTTTCTGGACGCCGCGCTGGAAACCTGCATGCGGAATCCGCACTTCCACTGGACGTGCGAAGCCACATTGACGGTGGACGACTGGTGGAAGGGCGCCGCCCCGGCTCGCCGCGATCAACTGGTCAAAGTTGTACAGTCGGGCCAGATGGACGTCTGCGCGATGCCGTTCAACCAGACCCCATTCATGAACGCGGCGCAATGGAAGCAGGCGCTCGACTGGCTGCCTAACCAGGTGCAGCGCGACCTGCGGATCAGTGTAGCGATGCAGAACGATGTCAACGGCATGCCGCGCGCAGGCGCCCTGCTGCTGCTGGACCGCAACATTCACCATCTGCTGATGGGCATCAACGCGGATATGGGCGGCCCGCCGTTCCGCCGGCCTTCGGCCTTCCTCTGGAAGATGCCGGACGGCCGGAAGATGTTTGTCTGGTTGGGCGACCATTACGGCACTGCGTACTCCTACTTCGAGCCCAAGAACTGGCAGCACGGCCAGGCAAAAGGCGCGACCACGACTTTGCGGCCTCCGTACGCCGGGGATCACCTCAAAGTCGATGAGGATTCTCTCCGCGCCGCCCACGCGCACCTGACCAAGCGGCTGGAGAAGCTGGCGGCGGACGGGTACTCTTACCAGCGGCTGCTTCTTTCTTATACAAACCAATGGCGTTACGACAACGATCCGCCCTTCCCGCCGCTGGCGCCATTCATTGATGCCTGGAACAAGCTGGGCTTGCAGCCCACGCTGCGGTTCACCACGGCGACACAGGCCGTGAAGGACATGGAAGCCGAATTGGGTTCGAACGTTCAAATCCATGAAGGCGAGTGGACCGACTGGTGGGCCAACGGCGACGCGTCCGGACCTCGCGAAGTAGCCGCTTCCCGGGTGGCGAAACGGCAACTTGACGCGGTGTTTTCGCCGGTTTGGGGCGAGCCGACTAAGCGGATCCTGCGGCGTTCGGCCGAGATGTACAAGGACCTGTGCCTGTTCGACGAGCACACGTGGGGCGCGAACATCTCGGTTTCGCAGCCCGACGCGCTGGATACTATTGCGCAGTTCACTGAGAAAGCCCTGCTCGCCTATCGGCCCATGGGCCATTCCGAATGGCTGCTGGGCCAGCGCGCTCGCACTCATTTCTGCGGGAAACCGGCCGGGCTGTATGCCGTGAACACGGCGCCGTTGCCCTATACCGGATGGGTCAGATTCCCAGGGATCGACCGGGCGGCGGCGTGGGTGAACAACCTGCCGGCGCGGGCGGCTACGGTCATCGGGGCCGCGGCACCAGAAGCTTCGGATAAGGTTGAGCTGCGGTTGGATCCCAGCGGCTGGCCTCAGTCGGCCCGTTGGCCCGGGATGACGGAATCGCTGTTTGCCTCCGGGCTGGGCGATATTCTGACCGTCTTCATCAAACCGCCTTTCAAGCGGTCGTCCTCCATGCATCCGGCACGGCTGGATCGTCTGGAGGCGACGTACGGGCAAACAAAAGAGGAAAAGACCGCTTACACCCGGATCTTCACCCAGCCGATCGTCCATCCCTCGTTTGCCACGGCTTCACGGCGGTTGGAGGTGTTCCGAGACCAGCCTCGCGCCACTTTGACGGTCCGGTTCGACCGGATCTCGAACACGGCCCCGGAAGTGATCTACATGATGACGGAACTCCCGTTGAAGGGGGCACTGCCGCGCTTCTCGACCGGCGGAGTGCCGTACACCCCGTTCACTGATCAGTTGCCCGGCTCGTGCCGCGACTACTTCGCCATTGATTCCTGGGCGCACTATCAATCACCCGCCGGCCACTGGCTGTGGGTGACAAAGGACGCTCCGCTGGTGTCGGTGGGCGGCCCGCATACCTGGCAGCGGATCCAGGAGAAACCGGCTGATCCGGAGCGGCTGTGGACCATGCTCCTGGATAGCTTCTGGCACACGAACTTTGTGGCCAACAGCCACGGAGTCATGGAGTTCCAGTTCGAGTTGGCGTGGTCGCAGCAGGCGCCCGACGCGCCCGCTACAGCGGAGACTCTGCTCTCTACGCCCATCGTTGTCGACCATCCGGCCGTGGAGGCTTGCCCTGAATTGATGAAGAGCCTTTTCACTACCTAGCGGAACATTCCTAGGGGCTTCCTCGTAGTACAGACAGTCGAGGTGTGCCCCAGATGCCGTTTGTGTCGTCCGATCAGAGTTCGTCATCCTCCGCCAGCAGGCCGATGGTGATCGCGCTCTTCGTCTCCACCTGCCTGCTGTCGATCGTGTCGTGGTTTACGACGCAGCAGGGCATGGCCCTTTACCTCTCGCCGTGGTTTGCGTTCCTGGCTTCACTCGGTGTTCAATCGGCGCTGGTGCTGGTGGCCTGGCTTGTCGGGTTCACTAACTCGCGGCGCGGCTTGCTCATCACTGTCTATGCGATGACGGCTGCCGTATCCGTGGCGTTCTCGTATGTCAGTCTCTATACCTGGTTCTCTGAGAAGGAGCGGCCTGCGCTGGTGGAGCGGAAGTTGTATGACACCATCCAGGACTCTTCCGGCAAGACAGACCAGGTCCTCTCGAGCGCGATCGCCGAAGCACGCAAGCACGTCGTCGCGCTGGACGAGATGACCGCCGCGGAGAAAACCCACGGCTACATCGCCCGCGCCCAGGATTCCGATCCCTATCTGGCGAATGTGCGCGAATCCGTCGCGCGGGAGGCGGCGAGCCTGGGGAGCGGGTTCAAGGAAGGCTCCGGTGACGGGCCGC encodes the following:
- a CDS encoding O-antigen ligase family protein → MSSTNASTELWDRRPLLALLLGTCAAGIAFLPSPMYQAAGAAALLAVPCLWFVLLEPDRWLSLFFAACLLAPPLPIAIGNSGPHVALGIACIGLLVGVLRAGEWRLKPHPVSIRLAVLFAVLAGSVSFALLYSGAVVAAGSLARVCLFGIGCYVYFYAAMGPVQRQQRVAAQLFWFAAGSALFACLDFYFQWPAPAGYGPQFIWLDSGVFRRAQGVFYEASTLGNLSVFFLTMSAVALIRPRAECPVPRWAIAVAVPIFGTALLLSYSRASLVTLCLSLGTLFFLQRKGLPVRRWGFIAGSSMLAGGALAFVLFPEFVRGYFARVVLSVQFLFSATNGVLSGRVDSWQKLATFLMEHPWHLLFGVGYKTLPYSDVAGAPVIADNMYLSLLVETGCVGLCAFIALNAAILQAGWRARSTFFGAWILSFWTGQVIQMLSGDLLTYWRVIPIYFWVLAQTVRAEQQ
- a CDS encoding GTP-binding protein; protein product: MESGFEAKSKRPVLVLVGGFLGAGKTTLLLKAAEILGRSGLRCALITNDQGGALVDTEFAGVHGVDTGEVTGGCFCCRLTDLVDAAAALAAHQPDVIFAEPVGSCIDISATILQPLKAYYADQFQLAPFTVLADPDEYVRMQAGDAHADLSYLYRYQLDEADLLCFSKADLCRAMPPGADFHLSARTGQQVDAWLDAVLNQERIAGSQLLQNVDYARYAEAEAALGWLNWRGEIRLKKPLSPALLAGPILDEIDTELSAAGIQIAHLKVLDRASTGYVKASVTRNGEEPGVDGDLTASFALDHALTLNLRATGDPAIMEKIVRTATGRAGSWENEHLQAFRPSPPKPERRLDHIVAESSHTG
- a CDS encoding GumC domain-containing protein — encoded protein: MADSFDAYEYFRYLKQRWWYSALACGASVTLALLGCALLTKQYSATASILIDPPPSSDVRTAVAVSPVYLESLRTYEYFAGSDSLFQRAAEQFHLTSADPAEPIERLKKRVLKVSKLRDTKILEITATLPDPKQAAALASYLAAQTAALSQSVGREGDQELIANTGKQLEAEEKRLNELNQALQSLAGGKLESAERYKLESLIDSQAGVERELMRSHADLAEHSDAGLQRRVSELQTQSTALKAQAAEVETRVARTTAKREALEADIATTVRERDALRGRMRDLRASVGTRGERLSVIDSGVVPQRPSFPKTPLIVVSAFLLSFVASFLYLSVGFSMAQLRGRAARFQHVEHERKY
- a CDS encoding O-antigen ligase family protein → MGILLPVTLALLPLLILPSVVFYYDITPKLAVLLFGAGLALFWFEQNRRALISLWTGKSGRWIILILGAQLCSLLLSTLGSQNPWFSVGGSTWRRFGLLSQGALILFTLLAAAQFSTNRVILRRALQAIALSGCVMALYGMAQYLGWDPLLPPTSYLAGEGIFQIVRPPATLGHAGYFATYLLFTLAAALATFPFNRKLACCSVVLMPVAIVLSGTRAALLGLAVGAVCLVLLRRPSLRTISIASACAAAVLVLLLISPAGGKLRARVKWSADDAKGGARILLWRDTLHLAEAHALLGSGLDTFGTAFPRYQSVELSRAYPDFYHESPHNILLDTLSSQGVFGLLILLALLALGFQHAKGNPELAAGLAAVFVSLQFTSFTIATSLGFLILIATLLPPVSLHESKPKNNSWKIVPAVLAVCLIFAGMRVMLADFTFQQAKTALDAGRISDAMGEYLAAGALANLGGRPDLYFSRRFTAARRRPEALTAGVQAAAGPEDRPNGLYNLAALHSASNDAAAVEADLRAAIDASPQWFKPHWTLARLLAGQGRRNEANREADRAVELDGGKHPEVTLARDRIRLGLKPY
- a CDS encoding glycosyltransferase family 4 protein, coding for MNLLLLDQFSEMGGAQRCLLDLIPAFRERGWRISAAMPGGGPMFERMASMDVSVTRLPCRPYSSGSKTLGDFWRFASDMQDATRIVRQLVQERAIDLIYVNGPRMLPAARLSGVPFCFHAHNKLTKWHDLLVVRWALRQATVIACSEFVAGPLRPFCRPVIVPNACEDLGFRRLASGRPVRIGVVGRIAPEKGQLEFVDAVRLLGGKIPECRFVICGDDVLSRPGYKDLVLRKAAGTPISFAGWMNEPAEALRQVDVLVVPSTGADATPRVILEAFSAGVPVVAFAAGGIPELVEDGETGFLVHPRTAEALAARLAGLLHNTGELTRVAANARRKWAAGYTLERYRNQVAGLLETCVPRSRIQKSMAATAPTTPAPPRVAE